The Drosophila sechellia strain sech25 chromosome 2R, ASM438219v1, whole genome shotgun sequence nucleotide sequence CTTCACCCACTAAAGGATACTCCTTGCTCTTCGTCCAGTTCCTCATCTGCTTGGCCCTCTGCATCGCCGCCGCCCAGGCTGGCTTCATCGCCTCTCCGGTGACCACTTATGCCGCTGCTCCAGCATATGCCGCCTCCTACGCTGCTCCCGTGGCTTACAGCGCTCCAGTGGCCACCTACGCCGCCGCCGCTCCAGCCTACTCCACCTACGCCGCCGCCGCTCCTGCCTACTCGACCTACGCCGCCGCCGCCCCTGCCTACTCCACATACGCTGCTGCCGCTCCCGCTTACACCGCCTCGGTGTACAGTGCTCCGGCCGCATACGCTGCTCCCGTGACCACCTATTCGGCTCCGGCCATCGTCAGCCCCTTCCTGAAGAAGAAGTAAACGCGCACCATCACTGAGCCATCCAAACGATCCGATGAACTAAATAAAACGCCAATCTAAGCGAAAtcctaaaactaaaaatttaaaactagTCAGGTCTAAGAACCCAGCTGCAGGGTGGAGAACTTTCAGGAGTAACCTTCTTTTGGAACGACGGACGACGGGCCAATTGACTCGTTGGCCTCACTTAAATTGGCTACAGATAGTTTCTTTATTAACGCCTGTTAAATGCCTTAAACATATTGAAACGCCACTATAGATACAGTTCACTTAAGATCTAGGGAGTGCTACAAGcgaaatacaaaacaaatcgCATATTCGAGATGTGGGACACGCGATCTCGGATGGGCTCAATGGAGATTGTGGCTCAGATACATGGGACTCTTCGGCGCGTCGACCTCCTCGAAGTCAAAGTCCTCCGTTTCGTCCTCGTTCCAGCGCACCGTGCGATCACTACTGAATGTTGTCGGATCGGTGGAGTTGCGGGGAGAAAAAGCAAGTTCAGAATATATAGACTTTGTCGCTGTGAACACAATAAGAATTTGTGTGTGATTTGGTTGGTACTCTGTCCCTGGCATGTGCTCAAGATTCGatcaaattaatcaaaaaaccaaaagtcaaatcaaaaaacaaactcaTTGGCAACAGAATACGGTTAATAACGTTGGTAGAACCTGTTTAAGCCGGCCGCCGGCGGAGGAGGGGGCGGAGGTGCGCCCCTGGGCGGCGTGCGTCGCGCGCTGAAAGATGGTGATAGTTGTTTTTAGTGGGGGAGTTATCATTGCCCCATTGTTCGAGGTGCCACAGAAATCTCAGACCATTTGTTATAGAAATCACTTTGGTCATGTTGCGAATACATTTCATTCAAAGATTGGTGAAACTCTGAATGTATCTCTTCTAGGATATCGAGATTTCTGCAACACTTATATATCCCCAGTCCCACAGACTTACGCCGCCACGTCCGCATCCAAATGGCCTCCAGCACCGTATGCATCGCTGTCGTCCAAGTCAAATTCATCGGTGCCGGTGCGTTGGCTGCAGGTGATACAAGGTtggtaagtgctttatttcAGAGAGGAATAGCTGAGCTAATGGGTTGGGTGAGGCTGGTGGTTGAGTGGGTGGTGCAGTGAGCTCTAACTGGGTGGGGTGTTATTCTGGGTTCCGGGACTGAGGCACTCACAGGCGCTGATTCCGCTTGTTGACAATGTCCTGCACAGCTCGGGCGGTCAACGACACCTTGCTCTTGAGACGCATCGGCGTCCGGGGCATCGGAATGGCGGCCGGAATGTCCGGATTTACGCTGAGCACGGGAGTTATGGGTCGCCGGACCGCTTCACTGCTAGCTCTATCCGCATTGGTACTACGTCTGGCATGCACAG carries:
- the LOC6618800 gene encoding cuticle protein 16.5 isoform X1 — encoded protein: MKFLICLALCIAAAQAGFIASPVTTYAAAPAYAASYAAPVAYSAPVATYAAAAPAYSTYAAAAPAYSTYAAAAPAYSTYAAAAPAYTASVYSAPAAYAAPVTTYSAPAIVSPFLKKK